TAATTATTGAAAGTGATCGTTTATGTagtaaaataagataaaaatgaATGAAGGAAGCTGTTCTTTATGCTTTACAATGGAAAGGAgaacaataaatattacaaaaacacACTTGCAGCAAGTTTACGAAAAAATAGCTGGTTATGATGTGAGTACTTTATTGTAATTCTTCTACTTGTATCAGAGTTTTTACCATACAACTACGTCCCCTATGTCTTAGCACATCGCCCATGAATAAGTGGTTGTACggtactctttttttttttaaaacggttATACATGCACTGTGAAATAATGAATCTTTATTTGTCAATTGTCTCAGATTCAAGATGCAATGTTCTTATGTTTCATCTGTCGCACTCGACTGCAGCAGTGCTACCAGTTCTGGCTGCTTGTACACAGAGCCGAAAGTGTTTTTAAAAACTTTGGAAACAATCACAAggtactgtattttttttttgcttttcaaTGGGCAATGGAGACTTTCAGATAGCCAATTATTTAAACTCAAATAATCATGTCATAAAATCTACTTTATTATTCATATCATAATACCAATGCAACTTTTGACTATACTATtgaaaaatttgaatttggataaaatttgtgattagtttaataataattattattcatcaatccccaagcggcagccagctgctgcataacaattgaaaatcaattGTGTCCGCGGTACCCACAATGCAGGTGTTAATGATGCTTTACAATAACTTATTTCATCAGATTATCAAAATGGctattattaaacaaatataTCAAAACTCCACAGTTGTTTCAAGCGGTCAATGTGTTGAAGCCACAGAAGCCACTATTGGAGCTATGCACAACTGATGTGGTCAATATCTCAATATTGTTGAACGAAGAGGCAGTAAAACTCGAAGATGACATCAAATCAGAGGACCAGTGTGGTAAAAACTAATAGCTAATGCATTTTTCTTTGGTTGAGGTTGGAAATTTTTTGTGGTGATGTCTATTTTAGAAAATTGCTGTTATAAAGAGCAATTTGGTGGTTATTCCAAACCACTGTCACATTCTTAACTGCGACTTCACCTTGCATGCCTAATTTAAagagtacatactttttaaaagcttttatttaacttgctttgtgtgtatgtaagtatgtatattacggtggaattttggaactcaattttaaggtagatatatttaaccgattgagctgaaattttgtatgcgcgtttagtttggatgaccatgcatgATAtgggctgcgttccagatgacgttaattttgaccaaaaccctcaaaacgtccccttctgccgttccctttggcgaccggggtcgtctaaatcgcggctatgacgtcactcatgacgtcatcattttcgctcaaaacgacccttgacaaagatgggtcaaagtgggcgttctagtttttttttaaattttaacgtaactatatcgcgaaagccatgttcggaaagttttcacgacagagtagagacaaaaaactttatattatttcattacaaataatattttaattgaaatatgtatattaaatgaaataacattcaatgaaatattttgattggaaaataaattgttttaaatgaaaggtcaaatgatttcttataaaatataatactaattttcatctctcctatacctgttgacctCGTACTTGAagcattacgcggtattgttacctaacgtttataatatgtgacaatagtcaatattcaacgtaggtatgtggttttgttattaaaatatgattcaatgtgaaaactcaaatacatatacttaagtaataaaagtttaactatattaaaatatgaaaaaacgtaatactaaaaacgaaacaaatataatattatgtattttatttgtaaaataaatgtaactataaacaattacttttatttacgacttgaagaaaaggatcgtaatatccaagttcggttcaatgtatctatgtaaaaaaaaaattatagttctttttttaaacttttctcaaaacgctcaaaacgatccataatccgttccacttgggtttgtatcactgacgctcacatgctagtggaacgggaaaaactacagtcttgagcgttagcgtttcaacgtcatctggaacgcagggatggtatgtgacatcactctaaatccaatatggccgaccatcaaagatggcgaaataattatttactatccccgcgttccagatgatgttagaaacgctcacgctcaagaccgtagtttttcccgttccattagcatgtgagcgtcagcgatacaaacccaagtgaaACGGATTATGAATCGTTTTGagtgttttgagaaaagtttaaaaaaagaactaagtataattttttttatacataggtacaatgaaccgaacttggatattatgatccttttcttcaagtcgtaaataaaagtaattttattgtttatagttacatttattttacaaataaaatacataatattatatttgtttggtttttagtacttattacatttttttacttaagtaatcatattttaatatagttaaacttttattatatttgagttttcacattgaatcatattttaataacaaatccacatactttgaatattcgccaaagggaacggcagaaggggacgttttgagcgttttggtcaaaattaacgtcatctggaacgcagcctatgcagtcctacaatatggatattaaatgaaagggcttgtataatatattgatgattataacataatagttaaaatttttaaggagtttattttcttctttttagactatttaaataaaagctttttttcaaaaagttttttgttcatAATTTATTGGTgttactcataagtcataaccgtaAAGGAAAAGAATACACAGGGTCATAACATATTAAAAAACAGTTGTAAAGATCCTTGACTATAATAACCAAGAAAACTTtttatggtaaaattaaaataaatgactTGTTTATTATCAGATGAAGGAACAACTAAATCGGAAGTTAATGACTTTGACAGAACAGATGATTTCAATAGAAGCTCGGATTCAGAAGATGATTTGCCACTCAAAGACATTAAAGTTAAGCAGGAGATGGAGCAGGGAGAGGGAAAGAAGACTGAAGTGGAGATCAAGATAATGGAAAAAGAGGGTAATTTCACAactatatttaatactagacaACGATCCGCAACtcccttgcgccaaaattcatctATCGCGGAGAAGCGTACATATcccttcccgggactgaaagtatctccataacaaatttcagcaaaatcagtaaAAATGTGGTAGGCCACGAAAAAGATCGGCAGACAATTTTGAGATAAGTTGTCGAACATCTCTGGCTAAGACTAACTCAAGATAGGGAGAACTGGAAGTATCTAGAGGAGACCTATGTGTCATCAGGACACACTAATGCCTTAAACATTTCCCCCTTActataaacgctgtataagctttgaatagttatacagtgttttgtcttcttcaatccaattaaaaatgtcacttgtgtgacaggaacaaaacactgtataactattcaaagcataagcaacgtttattagtaagggggaatatgtatagactatagtgcAATGATACATTTTAGTGCACCAATTTAAACCTTATCAGCACAATAACCAGTTATTTACTCTAAACATTGTATCAACTGTTAGactgtattattttgtatattgtaaCAATGCTATACATgactatatattttgttctatacagcatgactggtgagtggtgagacatgatcaatacttaaggagagtactcggtacttgattctcattataattatacagtaataaaattaggaaacaaatataatagaacaggaaatttggtcaaaaattcaGTAAATTTTTGACCGAATTTCCTGTGGAATTttcctttaaataaataattcatgGACACTtataaattactatgcggcgcggtgtccatgcgttgggtaaataattatttaacttacatttatttagtgatcattatttttttatatatatttttttcaactaatataatagccaaatatcacgtcctcaggtattgaaatttgaacgtgtctcaccagtcatgctgtataaataaaagaaaatagaaAAGCATGATAgattaataaagtaaaaaccatagacataaCCTGCGCCTCTCGTTTTACCATCTAGCTATAGAACTCCACGCGAAGGAGATAACACTCAGCTTGGCGGAGCAGCTGCAAGAGCTGCGCGCGCGCGCCGCCAGCGACAACTACGTGCATGCTGCGTACCGCTGCGAGCTGTGCTACCGCGGCTACGTCGACCCCGTCGCGTATGAGAATCATAAAGAGAAACATGACAAGGTAtgtgattgatatttttttattattgaattacATTTAGAAAAAAGGTATTTAATATACTCTTTTTGAACGTAGCCTAATGAGGCATATTATGGTCTAATACTGCTATATGCCGCTCATTGTTATTCTTACACGACACGTCACTACACTGCAGCGGACAGCGACACTTCACATTCCATAGAAATTATGTTTTGTGTCGCTAGCTTAACGTATACGATTTTATACGCTACATGCTGCTGTACAAGGATTTTTTAGCCGTGATGTGTCGCGTCGCATCGCTGCAGTGTAGCTACGCTAAGTGAAGCCTCACCCTAAATATCAAaatagtcgtgttcgtttcgtttttcaatgcacattgcgcatgcgcaaagttaaaaattagtgtcagtgtgCGTGTCATGTTCTAAACTCTGACGGAAAttgttagaacatgacactcaattatgaagttgacagtcagctgccaaactgcgaaaaaacgaaacgaacacggctattgTTCGCAGCGCGCAGGCGATCACGAGTGCGGCGTGTGCCGGCTGCGGTACGTGAGCGGGCGGCAGCTGCGCGcgcacgccgccgccgcgcaCGAGCGCCGCTACCTGTGCGCGCGCTGCCCGCACCGCTCCCACACCAGGTAACACTCGACTTTGACAAGGTCGACGACAGCGGAAACGCACTTGTGGACTAATAAAAGCCAACTGCAACGTTAAGAAGCCTAGAAGGAGAAGGCGCAGATTTTTTGTGTATCTTTGATAGGACGAGGGGGGCAGATGCGTGCACTCGGAGACAGGCTATAGGTAGATAGATCGTGATTGTCTGATACGTTATTGTTAGACAAAATACGCCTATTGAACACTCACCCCACCCTCATATACTGCGTGGGCGTGGCTTGTACGGTTTGTTATATTTAGTACGTTCTGTCGGCAGGTACCAGGCGGTGGAGCACGAGCTCTGGCACCGCGGCCACACGTACCGCTGCGACCCCTGCGGCCTCGCCTTCGCGTGAGTACACACTGTTATTGGACTGAAATCGCCTATATCAGTTACCgttagatacataatataaattgaaaaataacaaaaaaattgtgcgCGGCTTGAAGGTTTGATTATATGCCCTAAAACATTCTTGATTATGTCAGTTTTCAAATTTGAAGATGCTTCCATGCCATggaaacacacacacacacacacacacacacacaagagagagagagagactgacaaacttataacaccccccATTTTTCGTGGGGGCTGATAAAAGGGGTTTAGCgtatatttttaagataatgacagttgatattgaatgttaatATCGTTAGCAAGCCGACGACATACATGACGCACATGCGCAAGCGTCACGCGGGCGAGCACGCATGCGCGCGCTGCGGGGAGAGCTTCGCCAGCGCGCACGGCCTGCGCCTGCACGCCGCCAAGACACATGGCAGACAACTggtaggtatatattttatattatatctacatGACGCATATGAGCACGCCATCTAGGCCAATGTTTATTAAAActtgattttatattaaaacgtGTTGCAGTCAGAAACTACGCCGGAGGCGAAGGCGGGAGGCGGGGCGGGGGAGGTGGACGGCAAAGTGGGCGGGGCCAACCAGTGTGCGGAGTGCGGGCTGCGGTTTATAAGCGAGGCCGCGCGCCGCCGACACGTACTCACCGCGCCCGCGCACCACCTGTGGACCGACAAGTGAGTGATATACGGCGACAAGGCTTTACGCAGAACCATAAAACACTTTAGACGTTACAGCTAGCTGACTATGTATTGTTAATGATATCAttacaattataaatattatatagcagCACAactcaaaatgtataattccccAGGGGTTTATGTGCGCTGTGCGGCGCGGCCGTGCGCGGCGTGGACCGCCggacgcacgcgcgtcgccacCGCGCCGAGatcgcgccgcgcccgcgcgcCCCGCCCAGACCCAAACCCAACTTACGCTGTGAACAGGTAAACATTAATATTTGCTATTTTTGTATATGTGATATTAGCTGAAGTACCCTATAACAATAGGGTACTtcacctaatttttttcttcatgctaatcgcttctaaactattcattttcacaaaaaaaaaactaatattttaatattttacacagtagaaacccataaaaatgtttattgaaaGATATGCCTTTTatatggcgccgaaaacactgtccgccatagtgtgacgtcatacgttttgtattttaaactctttttattgaacatttttttatgtgctacgagtctaaaagtgcccaaaaattataaaataattaaataagaaattagaaatcatttataatgttgaaaacttttggagaaaagttttggccatttcatttcccgtctacaataaatggagataatatataaaactgatgttttatttgaattattcaagaaaatatattttagaaatctttctaggcttattcttattatttatgtacaaataaacttacatataacgagcgcgacaaataaaagatattaaattacgagtctgatgacgtcacatccaaatcggaagtaccgcatcagcgttttcgtcagtacaaatcctattttcataaaatcatattttcaaatcgactttatttattaatcataagctttgatttgatgataagggtgaaatatggtttcctaggccaagttctactaaaaatatgcatttgttcaatgaaattgaatataggtcaagtagcctataaTTGTGGTATTATAACAttatacaaacaataaatatttttttcgtttcatTATGGTTGCAGTGCGACGCGACGCTGTCGTCAGTGTCGAACCTGAACGCGCACGTGCGGCGCGTGCACCTCGGCGAGCCCGTCGCTCGCCCCCACGTGTGCGAGCTGTGCGGCGTGCGCTGCACCGTCagtaaaaccaaaaaaaaatgccagcaataactttgcacatataggcaaatgtcagtgccacacttggcgaatttgcgtatttgatcacatgtctggcgcccacctaacactaagcactaaacacgtattgtctgcgacgtggggcgcgacgtgttcaaAATttgtcctcggaacctcctgtagacgactccaatcggccagaactcctccttctcgaaggtcggtagacataaatccagagctggacTGAAATCGTTAATGTGTTTCTAGTCTCGCGCGACGCTCCGCTACCACCAGCGGCGGCACACGGGCGAGAAGCCGCACGTGTGCGCGTGCGGCGCGCGGTTCGCGCTGTCGTCGGCGCTGCGGGTGCACGCGCGCACGCACTCCGGCGAGCGTCCCTACCGCTGCTCCGTCTGCGGGAAGCGCTTCTCGCAGAAACCCTCGCTTAATAAACACTATAGGGTATGCTGCGATTGTATACTAATCTAGATGCCTCCCgagactccgttgcgccaaaactcttttatcgcgcgggaaccgtacattttccgggacctcgtatcctctgtcctttcctgtagtgctagcacggtgaaaagtagaaatgcgaaagtatagacaaactgtggacataaacttaagatgccggtccgatctttaccgcggctaatcgcgaccgacaaaaattcaattaaaatgccactttatgacagactatatagtatatagtatgcATGTAGTATATAgtaagtaagatgttatttgaatttttaggactatattctgccataaagtgacatttgaattgaatttttcggaacgaaaaaagatcggaacggcaccttaagtttatctccacagtttgtgactatagtctgtcataaagtggcattttatttgaatttttcgggacgaaaaaagtttggaacgacaccttaagtttatctcttatacgtgggagagccatgcttcggcacgaatgggccgctcgaccggagaaataccacgttctcacagaaaaccggcttgaaacagctAGCGTTTAAGGCGCCGCACGCGCCTTAAACGCcgctttttaaaatactacttCAGGACTTTTCTGTACAACATTATTTTTGCTCTCGACTATCTTCTCCACAAACTTTACTGAACTAAAGTTGTATTGGcaggtgcacacgggcgccaagCCGTTCGAGTGTCAGTTCTGCGGGCGCGCCTTCAGTCAGACCAACTCGCTCAAGTGTCACGTCCGCGCAGTCCACCACAAAATATCCCCCAACAAGAAGAaaacagacaaaaataaaaaagataccGAACCTGTAAAACaataaagatgtatattttataactgcATTTTCCTACAAAGCGAAGTATTCTGTATACTTATAATATCCTAGCATTTTGCCGGGGGTGTATGGAGCAAAGAGGTTAGAGGCTGTCGATGTCGTTGCTACAAATAAAGCGGTAATACCCAGCCCCGGATAAAGTCCCGGCG
This DNA window, taken from Aricia agestis chromosome 19, ilAriAges1.1, whole genome shotgun sequence, encodes the following:
- the LOC121736718 gene encoding zinc finger protein 709-like, with translation MERRTINITKTHLQQVYEKIAGYDIQDAMFLCFICRTRLQQCYQFWLLVHRAESVFKNFGNNHKLFQAVNVLKPQKPLLELCTTDVVNISILLNEEAVKLEDDIKSEDQCDEGTTKSEVNDFDRTDDFNRSSDSEDDLPLKDIKVKQEMEQGEGKKTEVEIKIMEKEAIELHAKEITLSLAEQLQELRARAASDNYVHAAYRCELCYRGYVDPVAYENHKEKHDKRAGDHECGVCRLRYVSGRQLRAHAAAAHERRYLCARCPHRSHTRYQAVEHELWHRGHTYRCDPCGLAFAKPTTYMTHMRKRHAGEHACARCGESFASAHGLRLHAAKTHGRQLSETTPEAKAGGGAGEVDGKVGGANQCAECGLRFISEAARRRHVLTAPAHHLWTDKGLCALCGAAVRGVDRRTHARRHRAEIAPRPRAPPRPKPNLRCEQCDATLSSVSNLNAHVRRVHLGEPVARPHVCELCGVRCTSRATLRYHQRRHTGEKPHVCACGARFALSSALRVHARTHSGERPYRCSVCGKRFSQKPSLNKHYRVHTGAKPFECQFCGRAFSQTNSLKCHVRAVHHKISPNKKKTDKNKKDTEPVKQ